aaattagCTAAATAAAGGGGGAAAGCTTGAAATATCTAGGTATGTCAGGCAGTTGCAGGGGGTGCATATGTCAACCTCAAGCATGATTTATCTTATGTGCCTTTTCTGACAGTTGTAATTTAACGGCTGTATATTCCTCTAGGCTCTCAGAAGGCTAAACATCTTTTCAAGTTTCTGGCTTTGTGGAGGAAGAGTAAATGTCTGTTTGGCAGTGTAATTTTTCTGAGTCATTCTAGGAGAGGTGTGGAGCAATTGAAACATGACTATTAGCAAAAACAAGTGAAGGACTCTTCCTGAGGGTAGAGTTGTTCTTAccatatttcagaaagaaaagcagtttctccGTAACAATTGCTATTGCTAACTGAATTGTGCGATGCTGTGAACTAAACGACCTCCTATATTAAGCTGTTGTCTATTGTGatattcttttgcatttcaatTTGAGGTGGAGTTAAAGAGAAcagagcaaggaaggaagaggaacaCTTCTGCAGTAAGAGCAACTGTAGATTACCAACACAGTCACCCCTTCACATATGCttagtgcttttttcttttaaaagtttaaagatAAAGAAGGAATTGTAAAACTTAAACTCACTTCcttatctttttctgtctctgtatAATACCACCATTATCATGTCAGGTAGCTGCCATtgccaatttttaaaatgaatttgaagtATTTGTAGTcttagtattttcaaaaattcaggAATATTGCACACTTTTGAAcattcaagtttttttttttttcacgtgGGAGTACTAGCACATGGAACTAAGTGATTGATGGTAGCATGGGGTGGTTGGCATGAGCCTGAAGGCAAGCAATGACATGAGTCCCCCGATTAACCAGCTGCCAGTGCTCACCTTGGCCTTCCTGCCGTGCTGGCTAGCACTGGTCCTCCCCCTGCCAGGCTGCCCTGTGCTGGGCAAGGAAGCTGCTGGCGAGTTACCtagtgctgcagcagctggcaggCCACAGGGGACAGTGGCTCCCCCACTCTTGGGCCTGCTGGGACGCGGCAGTCTGGGCCTGCTGGACCTCAGCATGGCCCTGAGCTTGCTAAGGTGATGAGAAGGGTGAGAGCCTCCTTCATATCATTCATGGAGTTCAGCCTGCGATGGGTCTGAGGGGACGTGCAGGATCACTCTGGTGTTCTCCCTGCTGTGCTTGTGCTCGAGGGAAGAACAGAAACAAGGGCAGGAGCgatgctgttctttctctgcctctgcgGAAGGGGCCGGCTTGGAGCCGCCGGCCTCCGCGGGCTGGGGGAgcggcaggagctgctgccggCCGTGCGGAGGGGCCGCCCCGGGCagcctccctgccctgccctgccccgctgtgctgtgctgcgccgTGCCCGGGCGTGGCGTGGCGTGCCGGGGcgcgctgtgccgtgccgtgccggggcgGCAGGCGGCGAGGCCTCCGGGGGCGCCGGGCTCAACTCGGGGAACCTCTTCGGGCCGAGGCCGGGGCCTGGGGGAGGCTGTGGGGCGCCCCCTCCCGCCGGGGCAGCCGAGGCgtggggagggagaggtgaCTGAGGTCTGCACCGTCCTACGGCGGGAGCGCCCCCGAGTAACGCCTTTTCCGGACTTTCCTCCTCAGACCCCCTTCCACAGAGCTACCGGGACTCCAAGAGCCCTGCCACAGCGAGGGCGGCTCCCTGCCCGGCTGCCAGGCCGCAGCGGGaagggccgcgccggggcgtCCCGaccccgcggggcgcggcgaGCTCCCCaggctgcgcggcgctgcgcttGCAGGTCCTTCGCATGACCCGCCACTCCGTGCGTCGGAGGGGCACATGCAGGGAGGAGTCAGAGAGGAAGAATCGCAAACGGGGCGGAGAGGAGCGGCTGGGTGCATTAAAACCACGGGAACGTGTCCGGCCGCTGGAATTGCTCCGCGGGCACGCAAGATGCGCAGGGCCGATGCGGGCTGCACGCCGCGCTTGAGCCAGGTAAGGatcggcggcgccgcggccgcccgggagCCTGGGGCGGCTGTGACATGCCGGtgcagcgcagcgcagcgcagcgcttCTCCTCTCGGCGAGCACCGCCGTGGGATGCTAAAGGCGAGGGTCAGCGGTGGCTCTCGGGGAGGGGTCGTGCTCGGCTCGGACGCCGCGCCCGGGGGAGGTGGTGCGGGACGGCAGCGGTGCGGGCTGGAGCGGTGCAGCGTGGAGCCTGGGAACGGTGAGGGGCAGGAGCGGTGCGGGCTGCAGCCCGGGAGCGGTGCAAAGCACTCTTTCCTTGCATCATGTAACGTGCTTAATTCTTTTAAGATGTCCACTAGAAAGTGTTTTTATGCAAAGGCAGTTTCCTCTTTATCTGCAGTCCTTAGAAATGTCTATTTCGAAAGCTTGCAATGTGAATTATTTCAACTACAAAGTATTTTCTGGTATTCTTTAAGACCCCCAGAGTAGGTTTGCTATCTTACTTTTCTCAACTTTCTAACTTTTACGCTGCTTTATTAAAGCACATGCTTGCTAAATAGAAGTCCGGGCACCTTTCCTGTTTACAGCTTTTGAGTTGCTCTTTTGCTTATATACATCAGTGAATCACCTTCATCACTGCTGGAGATGGCATCAGTAAATTGCCTAATTCTCCCCTTCCAAAACACAGACGTTATTAACGGAGGAGAGTAGTAGTCTCCTATCAAGTAATTTCTATGCAGGCTTGCatgtatttgcatttaaaacaaatcaagccttctccctttctaaatctctgctgctgtttatGTAGGGTTTCCTATTGAAGAAAAAGGTATCCTGTATGCTAGAACTTATTTTTGGAGAACTTTGGGACCTTTCGTATTTGAAGAAGTCCAATCCTCGCTGGCTCCTACTTTTTTTGTGCAATTCTGCATGACAGGACCTTTTCATCTTATTAACTTTACCTGGTTAGTATGCCTAACCaccctttaaaatgtttgttaacAGGTGAATGAAATGAATTCCTTTGTGATTACACGCCTAAGTCTGACGTAGAATTAAATTAGCAGATCGCCTTTCGCTCTGCTGAAGTCGCTTCTTTGTTCGCCTGCCTTCTAACTGCGGGGTTTGTTCCAGGGCTGCCGCCGGTgaggccggcgcggccgcgggctcTGCTCTcggcgccccccggcggccGCTCGGGAGGCGCCGCTCAGCCCGGCACCATGAGCTCCCTCACCACCGCCCCGCTGAAGGTCGTCAGCCACCTCGCCAACACCGATGTCAACTATATCATCAAAGAGCATTACAATTACACGGGAAAGCTAAACGAGAACGCGGACAGTGGAATAAAAATGACTTCGGTGGGTTTTATTATCATTTGCTGCTTTATAATCTTAGAGAACATTTTTGTCTTGCTCACCATCTGGAAAACCAAGAAGTTCCACAGACCCATGTACTATTTCATTGGAAACTTGGCTCTTTCAGACTTGCTGGCTGGAGTGGCTTACACTGccaacctcctgctctctggacACAAAACCTACAGCCTCACCCCCTCCCAGTGGTTTGTAAGAGAGGGCAGCATGTTTGTTGCCTTGTCCGCTTCCGTGTTCAGCTTGTTGGCCATTGCCATTGAGAGATACATCACCATGTTGAAGATGAAACTCCACAACGGCAGCAACAGCTTTCGCTCCTTCCTGCTGATCAGTGCTTGCTGGGTTATCTCCATGATACTAGGGGGACTCCCGATCATGGGTTGGAACTGCATCAGCCTCTTGTCCAACTGCTCCACAGTGCTGCCTCTCTACCATAAGCACTATATTCTGTTTTGCACCACAGTTTTCACTGGCCTTTTGCTATCTATTGTCGTCCTCTATTGCAGGATCTATTCCATGGTGAGGACTAGGAGCCGCAGGCTGACGTTTCGAAAAAACATTACCAAAGCTACTAGGAGCTCAGAAAAGTCATTAGC
This region of Rhea pennata isolate bPtePen1 chromosome 8, bPtePen1.pri, whole genome shotgun sequence genomic DNA includes:
- the S1PR1 gene encoding sphingosine 1-phosphate receptor 1 yields the protein MSSLTTAPLKVVSHLANTDVNYIIKEHYNYTGKLNENADSGIKMTSVGFIIICCFIILENIFVLLTIWKTKKFHRPMYYFIGNLALSDLLAGVAYTANLLLSGHKTYSLTPSQWFVREGSMFVALSASVFSLLAIAIERYITMLKMKLHNGSNSFRSFLLISACWVISMILGGLPIMGWNCISLLSNCSTVLPLYHKHYILFCTTVFTGLLLSIVVLYCRIYSMVRTRSRRLTFRKNITKATRSSEKSLALLKTVIIVLSAFIACWAPLFILLLLDVGCKVKTCPILFKAEYFLVLAVLNSATNPIIYTLTNKEMRRAFIKILCCCKCPPADPGTKFKRPIIGGMEFSRSKSDNSSHPQKEEGDHPETIMSSGNVTSSS